The nucleotide window AGCAAAGGCTCTATTGAATTATCAAAAACAGAGTTAATGATTTCGGCATTTGCCGATTTATCGATAAGACCAGCAGTGACCAAAATATTTTTCTTTTTGTCCAGTGCTTTGTTGCGTTCTTGCTTATCTCTTAACAAAACCGCAGCACCGGACACTAAAATAGAACAAACAATACACAACGTTAATGAAACAATAAGTGTTTTTTTGATTGAATCGTTATTCATGCGGCACTCCTTTTTGAGTTTGCTTCCAGTGCACCCCAAAGTTTTTGCGTTCTTTTTTTGCGTAATTTAATGTTTTTAGAAATCACAATATAGTCCATCACTGGAGCAAAAACATTGGCAAATAAAATAGCCAACATCACACCTTCTGGAAATGCTGGGTTAATGACTCTTATAAGAATGGTCATAAAACCAATGAGAAAACCATAAGCCCATTTGGCAGATTTATTCATGGGCGCAGACACAGGATCTGTTGTCATGAATACGGTTGCAAATGCAAAGCCGCCAATAACCAAATGCCAGTGAGGAGGTACAGAAAACATAGGGTTGCTTTCACTTCCTATGCCATACAGCAAAGCAGAAAAACTCAGTAAACCAATGACGGTTGATAACATGATGCGCCAAGAGCCAACACCCGTAAAAATAAGAACCGCGGCACCAAATAAGACGGCAACAACAGATGTTTCTCCCATGGAACCTTGGATAAGTCCTAAAAATGAATTCATCCAGCTGACGCTTTCATGAATAGCATCAAAGCCGCCAATTGCGCCTAAGCCTAAAGCAGTGGCTCCAGAAAAACCGTCAACAGCAGTCCATACTGCATCACCACTGATTTGAGCAGGATAAGCAAAGTATAAAAAAGCTCTACCGGTTAATGCAGGGTTTAAAAAATTCTTACCTGTACCACCAAAAACTTCTTTACCTATGATAACAGCAAAGATAATCCCTACTGCAGCTTGCCAAAGGGGGATGGTAGCTGGAAGCGTTAAAGGGTATAGCAGTCCGGTAACCAAAAAGCCCTCATTGATCTCATGTTTTCTAACAATAGAAAAAGCTGCTTCACATAAACCACCGGCCAAGTTGCTCACTAAAAATATGGGTGCAAAATACAGTAAACCATGCACAAAACAATGAACAATATTTGCCGGATCATAGCCTAAACCCAAAAATGAAAGAACAGAGCCGCGCCAATCACTTTTTACTGCCAGACCCATGGCTTCCATGGCCAAGTTGGCCTGTAAGCCAGTGTTATAACAAGCAAACAATATACAAGGCATTAAGGCTAAGCCAACAGTCCCCATAACTCGCTTAAGGTCCATGGCATCTCTGACTTGTACGCTGCCTTGTGTCGTTTCTCCAGGAGTATACAAGAAAGTGTCAATGGCTTCATAAAGAGGGTAAAGTTTTTCTAATTTCCCGCCTTTATGAAAGTGGGTACCAATTTTATCTAAACTGTTGCGTAAAAGTTTCATTATAAACCTTTCTCCAAATCTGTAAGAATGTTTCTTAACATTGGGCCGTAATCTTTTTTACCAGAACAGGCAAAAGTGCATAAGGCAAGGTCTTCTTCATCTAGCTCAATGCAACCTAGCTGCTCTGCATTTTCTATATCATGCATGCACAAAGCTTTTAACAATGGTACGGGTAAAATATGAAGAGGAAATACACTTTCAAATGCACCGGTAGGAACAATGGCGCGTGGGCTACCATGTGTAGAATTGCTAAAAGGAAGTTTAATGAAAGGAATCATTTTTGATAAAAACAAGTTTTTAACTGAGAACTTGTCAAAACCTGGGCCTTGCCAACCCAAAAGTTCTCTTTCGGTATCATCTTTTAAGGCAGTGATTTGTAAGTGAAAACGTCCCAAGTAATTAAAAATTTCATCCTGATTTCTTCCAGAAAAAACCGAGCCTGAACGAACACTTGCTTCTGAAATGTCTTTTATACTGCCATCTATGGTTTGAAGAATATTAGCACCCAAGCTTACCAAAGCCAACTTAGGCACTTTAAATTCAGAGCCGGCAATGCTAATCACTCTTTGTGTCCATAGTTTTCCTGTTGCAAGCAGTTTGCCTAAAGCAATAAGGTCTTGGTAGCCAATATGCCAAACTTCATGGTTTTTATCGGCAGGAGCCAAAAAGTGAATATGCGTGCCTACAAGCCCAGATGGGTGAGGGCCTTCAAAACAAACGGTTTCGCAATTGTCTGGTATGTTGTTGTATTGAACATGTTGATTGGATACACAGAAAAAGGTTTTAGGAGCTAAAAGGCTAATAGCTTTTAAACCCAAGTCAAAATCTTTTTGAAACTTGGCAATGATTTTATTGGGGTAAGGCGCAAAGGGATTTGTGTCTGTGGCTGTGATGAATAAAGCTTTGGGTTTTGCGTTAACTTGAGGTGTTTTGGAGTAAGGTCTTGTTCGCAAAGCTGTCCAAAGTCCGGACTCTTGCATTAATTTTTGAACATCGTTTTTTGAAAAATCACCGTTTGCAAAGTTATTGTTATAAGTACTAAAATCTACGTGATTTTGCTCTGAACTTTTTTCAATAACCATAGATTGGAATACACGTTTGTCTCCACGATTAATAGATTTAACAGTGCCCGCAACTGGACTGGTAAACACAACACCAGGATTTTTTTTGTCTTCAAAAACGGCCTGGCCAATGTTAACGGTATCACCTACTTTGGTAAGAATTGTAGGCTTCATGCCATTGTAGTCAGGGCCCAAAATAGCAACGTCTTTTGCCTGAGCGCTAAGGTCGTGGATTTCATTTGAAACAACTTCACCAGTAATGGGAAGTGTAATACCTTTTGAGATCTTGATTGTTTTCACTGTGTATACCTACCTCGTAGTGTTAAGAGTTCTATCATGCACTCTTTTACATAATCTTGATGTAATTTCAGCGGTAAAAAACAACACTGGTCACCAAGTTATAATTCTGAGTCCCTTCTAATGGATTTATTTATTTTTTCAATATTATTTTAGTCATTTTAGGGTTTTTATTGTCGCAACACAGGAGGCCTAAGAGGGGCTTTAACTCTAGTAAAGATCAAGTTTATTGTTTAACCTCGAGATTTCTTTATCAAGAACGATTTTTTGCAAATAAAAGCCCCAAAGCAAAAGCTAGCGTTGAGGATAAAACAATAGTCCATGACCAAGCCAAAGCCGGTTTGATGTAAAAATTGGCAAATACAGTGCTAAAAAAACCACCCAACAAAGCTGAGATAATCATGCTGGTGTTAACCGGACGTTTTAGAAAAACAAATAAACTTAAAATACCTATGAGGCCACCATTAATATAGTTCATAGATCCCATAGCTAAGCTTAAAAAATCTTTGGCGTGTTGATTGATTTGAATAAACAGTAGAGCAAAGCCCAACAAGCAAAGCAAAGATAAAAATGACCAGTATTGGCCTGAGCGTTCACTGCTAAAGATAGATTTCCAAATGGCGCCTGTTGAATTGATGGCAGAATCTAAAGTGGACATGGCCGCAGCAAAAACCAAAACTGTAAAAGAACCAAGAAACAGTGGGTTGTTGATGGTCATCATATAACTGACCAAAGGTGACTTTGCATCTAAGCCATGTAAGTTGGATTGTTTGAGTAAAATACCCACCGTCAAATAAAGAACAATAACCAAAGTGGCGCCCACACCAGATAACACCATGGCTTTTTGTGCTTCAGGCAGGCTTTTTACGGCCAGGACGCGTTGATTTAGGTCTTGATCAGCACCATGACTGCCAATGGGAATGAATATTCCACCAATCAGTAAAGAGATAAAGTATAGAGCATTGTGGTGATTGGCTTGGGTATTAATCCAAGAGCTTTGAGCAAACCAATCTTCAACAGTGTAATGTTGAGTAAAGTGAATGCAGAGGAAAAACCCCATCAAAAGAATGATGTACGCTTGGATTTGATCGGTAAAAATAACAGCTTGTAGTCCACCCAACAAACTATAGAGACCCACAATGAAAGTGATCATAATTAAGCATGTTCCGATGGGTATATTCAACAACTGGTTAAGAGCATAGCCAGCCATAAAAAAGCGAACACCGCTGGAGATGAATTTTGCTAACAAATATGCAGCACTGAGAACTTTTTTAGCATTTGCATTGTTACCACAGATGGTCTGATAAATAGAAAGTTTGTGGGGTTCATAAAGTTTTTGCAGGTAAAAGTAAGCGACCAACCAACGGCCAATAATATAGCCCATGCCTAACCAAGCCAGTTGATAACTCGAACTCATCCCCACAGCTGGAAAAATTAAAATGGTAGCAACCGAGGTTTCAGTGGCTACAACAGACAACACTGAAGGAACAAGGCCAATGTTTCTATTGGCGAGAAAGTAACTTTTATCTGTTGTCTGTTTGGTTTTTTTTATGAAAAAAAAACCAGAAAACAATATCAAAAAGTAAACAACAAGAGGCGTAAAAAATAATACTTGTCCCATTAAACTTAAAAATACTGAATTACTTGGTTGTTTTTATCGCTTTAGTTTGTAGGCTTGTATTTCACAGAGCAGCCAATGGCTCTGGTGCTAGCGATTTCACTCTCAATGGTTTTACCTTTAAAAATACGATTGAATAAAACATCTTTTAAGTACTTATGCTCAGCGCTTTTAATAGAAGAAGCTTTAAGTGAATTAGCATTTTTGCCACCATCAACACCTCCTTGATAAATTAGCTTACCCTCTGGATCAATAATAAATATATGGGGGGTAGCACTGGCACCGAAGGCTTTGCCTATTTCGCCTGATTCATCAATGATAAACGCATCGGCATTGGAGTCAAAATCAGACATGATTTTTTTTGCTTCATCGTTACTAAAGTAAGCGGGGTGTTTTTTGTACGAAGAACTTATACTGAGCCAGACAAGCGGGTGTTTTTTATCAGACTTGGCTTCTTTTTGAATATTGGGCAAATTTTTGCTGTTATAATGTTTTTTAACATAGGGGCAGCTAGGGTTAAACCATTCTAAAACAATGTATTTACCTTTTAAGTTCTCTAGACTGTAGGTTTTACCATCGTGACCTATGGCAGAAAAAGCTGGCGCTTTCTGGCCAATATTGGCAGCAAAACTCAATGAACATAAAGCAATGACAGTAAAAAGTATATTCTTGATTGTAGACATGATTCTAATCCTCCCAAAAGTTTTGTTCAGTTGTATCTTATTTTGTCAGTCTGTCCATAAAAACTTTGGGTGTAAGAATCTCTGGTAAAACAATAGGATTTTGCCCTTGATGGTAATAAATATACAAAGGAACACTGGCCCGGTTAAAACGCTTTAAAAAATCTGTAATGCTTGCGTCATAGTGAGTCCAGTCAGCTTTAATCATCACAATATTGTTGGTTTCAACAAAGTCTAAAACATTTTTATTATTGAAGGTGATGCTCTCATTGACTTTACACGTTACACACCAATCGGCTGTGAAATCAATGAATACATGATGTTTTTGTTCAAGATGATTTTGTAGAGTTTGCGGAGAAAAATCAAGCCATAAACCAGAATACTTTTGCGATGCACTTGTTTTATCAACGACTGTATCAGGCAAACATTTGTTTAAAGCAAAGATGCCAATGCTTAAATTAAATATAAGAATAAAATATAGAAAAACTTTTGATAAAGTGCGCTTAAATTTTAAGATAAATATAACACTGGCAAAAAATAAAAGTGAAAACAGAAGCCAGAACATATGATTGATCGATTGCAGCTGGCCATAAAGCCAGGAAAGCCAAAGTAGAGTAGCCAACATGGGGAAAAATAAAATATGTTTAAATGTATTCAACCAGGGTCCGCTTTT belongs to bacterium and includes:
- a CDS encoding NADH:ubiquinone reductase (Na(+)-transporting) subunit B; amino-acid sequence: MKLLRNSLDKIGTHFHKGGKLEKLYPLYEAIDTFLYTPGETTQGSVQVRDAMDLKRVMGTVGLALMPCILFACYNTGLQANLAMEAMGLAVKSDWRGSVLSFLGLGYDPANIVHCFVHGLLYFAPIFLVSNLAGGLCEAAFSIVRKHEINEGFLVTGLLYPLTLPATIPLWQAAVGIIFAVIIGKEVFGGTGKNFLNPALTGRAFLYFAYPAQISGDAVWTAVDGFSGATALGLGAIGGFDAIHESVSWMNSFLGLIQGSMGETSVVAVLFGAAVLIFTGVGSWRIMLSTVIGLLSFSALLYGIGSESNPMFSVPPHWHLVIGGFAFATVFMTTDPVSAPMNKSAKWAYGFLIGFMTILIRVINPAFPEGVMLAILFANVFAPVMDYIVISKNIKLRKKRTQKLWGALEANSKRSAA
- a CDS encoding redoxin domain-containing protein → MSTIKNILFTVIALCSLSFAANIGQKAPAFSAIGHDGKTYSLENLKGKYIVLEWFNPSCPYVKKHYNSKNLPNIQKEAKSDKKHPLVWLSISSSYKKHPAYFSNDEAKKIMSDFDSNADAFIIDESGEIGKAFGASATPHIFIIDPEGKLIYQGGVDGGKNANSLKASSIKSAEHKYLKDVLFNRIFKGKTIESEIASTRAIGCSVKYKPTN
- a CDS encoding Na(+)-translocating NADH-quinone reductase subunit A, whose protein sequence is MKTIKISKGITLPITGEVVSNEIHDLSAQAKDVAILGPDYNGMKPTILTKVGDTVNIGQAVFEDKKNPGVVFTSPVAGTVKSINRGDKRVFQSMVIEKSSEQNHVDFSTYNNNFANGDFSKNDVQKLMQESGLWTALRTRPYSKTPQVNAKPKALFITATDTNPFAPYPNKIIAKFQKDFDLGLKAISLLAPKTFFCVSNQHVQYNNIPDNCETVCFEGPHPSGLVGTHIHFLAPADKNHEVWHIGYQDLIALGKLLATGKLWTQRVISIAGSEFKVPKLALVSLGANILQTIDGSIKDISEASVRSGSVFSGRNQDEIFNYLGRFHLQITALKDDTERELLGWQGPGFDKFSVKNLFLSKMIPFIKLPFSNSTHGSPRAIVPTGAFESVFPLHILPVPLLKALCMHDIENAEQLGCIELDEEDLALCTFACSGKKDYGPMLRNILTDLEKGL